The DNA segment GACAACTcttaaattatttgttttaataaaaaattataaattcatGCAAATTTTACGAAATTGTCAACAAAAAGATACTCGTGCTTTGAAAACGGGTCAAAAGTAGTACCTTttaaattgaatatatataaaatagtatatattgaTAGTTAGAACTATGATACAAATATGTGACAATAGAAAttcattttcaatttaaaatcaCCAACTCATATTGTTACTACATTTCAATAATGAAAACACATTGTTTTCAATAATGAAAACACATTGTTctttatatatacattaaatcaCACATATAATCTTTAAGTCTATTTCGAACAAATACcacattttgatttttttttgtgaaaaaaaacataaagttttaatattcaaaacaaaagataaatgtAGTTTTTCAATCAATATTGGATCAATAGGTGAAAAAACAAACCCACACTTTtaagtgcgggtcaaaatctagtactatATTGATCTAAACAACATGTTAATTTTTTCTGAATGCATCACATGGATAAGTTAAGATTTGCTTTTGACGCCCAACACAACCGAATGCTTTTTGGAACAGATAGTAATAATCCAGTTGATCATGCGAAATGTTGTATACTTTTTTTCATTTGAAATGGTCATTTCAAAACCAATTAGATCATATCTGCAATGGCAacaattttaaattgtagacgGAATAATTCAACTTTCATATCCCAATATAAATGCGAGTTATTTAACCCCTGAAATACCACGAATTGAAATTGTTTCATTACTCCAATTATTATTTGTCGTGGCtagaattttatatttgtaggtTGTTTCGGAACTTTTAAGATGTTTGTCATAAAATGGAAGTGTTTAATAATGTGTGTCATGTATTTGGACCTAAATAAAGTGTGATTAGACagtaaaagaaaaacagagtatGTAGCACATAACACAAAAgcaatacaaaatataattaacacAAACCTTTATCAACAAATGCACTACGACCCTTTAAAAAGTCCACTAAATTACACCCAAATACTTTAAGCATGCACGATAGTGAGACGTATCATGGAAATTCATATAAATGACTTGAATCTTCATATATAACTTTGAAAAAGTTTATGAAAGTAGCATGACCAACAAGTAAACATCAAGAAGTATAATGCATCTAAGCATCCCGTATGCCCATCAGCTTCAcaaatacacacatatatattttataacattcCGAAATTCAACTGATCAATGGAATATTTGTGGTGGGATAGAGATCCACGTCTTTTGAAGAAAGTGCGTGTGGGGTTAACTGAGAGACGCATGGCTTTTTCGTTTCTGCCTAGAATCTACATTTAGTTTTATATGTAAGGCCAAAAAGTCAACGAGTTTGGCTCCCTCTCTTTATCTCTACTTATAAATTGAAGGGCCAATCACATTTATATTTGtcctaaaaaaactaaaaacaaaccaatctctctcgctctctctctagCATAGCTaaagaagagatttagagagaaaAACTTTTGATTGTCTGCGAGATTTGTTAGGGATGGAAAAGGGAAACAAAGAAAGTAAGAAATGGGCACAAGAGGAGGTTAGTAATGAAATAAACAATAGGGAATTGGCTGAAGAAGAAAGTGTTGATTGGAGAGGAAGACCTTCCAACCCTAGCAAGCATGGTGGAATGAGAGCTGCTCTCTTTGTTCTTGGTATAATCTCTCTCATTCCCTCtcccttttctctctctctctctctctctctctatcttacCTTACAGATACTAGTTTAGCGTTAAAGGTTTACAGCCAGTGATAATTCAttggttttagttttttggTCCATAGGCACTCAACCTTATCCAACCTTTGGTCCCACTGCTAGAATTCTTTATTCCATGGTCAATGTAACATTTTTCATTATATTATCTATTATTGATTCctgttattgtttttttgtaGGATTACAAGCCTTTGAAATAATGGGGATAGCAGCAGTAGGGAACAACCTCATAACATATGTGATCAACGAAATGCATTTCCCCTTGTCTAAAGCGGCCAATAGTGTCACCAACTTTGTTGGTaccatctttatattttctctcCTCGGTGGTTACCTCTCCGACGCTTTCCTCGGCAGCTTCTGGACCATCCTCATCTTTGGCTTCGTCGAGCTTTCTGTATGTTCACTTTCTCCTTTAGTTCTTGAAATATAAGTATAAATAGATCTATGAGTCCATGGTTTTCAGTCAAATAAAAATCCAAACCACCTTTAGTTCTTGTATATATGATTTGCATACACGTAAGTATTTACATGTAAGAAAAAAGTATTTAcgtgtaaaaaaaaagaaaaaaaaatacgtCCATGTAAGATGATTTTTTGTGTCTGCTCTCCATTATATCAGGAAATATTAACTATTTATGAAAATCTCACCGTtacaaagaaataaaatttcttGACCATTCTGAAAATTTTAGTTGTTAAATTACTGTTATTTAACTCTGTATTGCCACGTGCCTTCTCAGGGTTTTATACTACTATCAGTCCAAGCACATTTATCTCAACTGAAGCCACCAAAGTGTAACCCACTGATAAACCAGAGCTCATGTGAAGAGGCAAAAGGTTTCAAGGCAATAATTTTCTTCACGGCACTCTACCTGGTGGCTTTAGGAAGTGGCTGTGTGAAACCAAACATGATAGCTCATGGTGCGGACCAGTTCTCTCATCAATCGCATCCTAAACAATCTAAAAGACTCTCATCTTACTTCAACGCCGCATATTTCGCCTTCTCCATTGGGGAGCTTATCGCACTCAGTCTCCTGGTTTGGATTCAAACTCATTCTGGCATGGACGTTGGATTTGGAGTCTCTGCTGCAGCCATGACTATGGGCCTCATTAGCTTAGTATCCGGTACAATGTATTTTCGTAACAAACGTCCACGTCGAAGCATCTTCACTCCTATTGCCCAAgtaagttttgttttctttcttctaaTAATTCGACCCTACGAATTAATAAAACAGAAATAATGATTCATTTTAGGATAAGAAAATAGAATCTCCAAAAAATAAAACTCGTTAAAGTAATCAAACTTTTCCTTAACAGAGAATTAAactatatctttttataagcgaataagacttcttttttttagcTAAAACAATAATACTATCTTTACTAATCGAGATTTATCATAGTTCTAACGGTAATTATTTATAACGAGCAGTCACTAGATgaacctaaatttttttttttctgtcaaccTGAAGTTGTTTTGGAAAAACTGTGTTGAACAGGGAAGCCATATTCATTAATTATTATGGCTCTCTAGTGTAGCTGTATAGATAATCCGTAGCTAATTTCACTGCAAGACATACTCTTTATTATTATATGTCATACAAAATCATTTCATTGTATATTTTACCtaccaaaataattatgttcTGAGAAACGATATAATTCAATAAGCGAAAATCTGATGAGAcgtattttgtttttcaaatctGTCCGCATGCATATATATACGTAAGTCCATCGAAGTTGGATCCGTGAGTATATGTTATGTTTTATatggaaattttaaaaacaatcacACCAATATAGTTGACTTTTAAGTCTCTACTGGATaatgattaaaataaaccaTTTAAATTAAGTTGATTATAATTATTACTATTGCAAAGGAATAGTAACACTTTATATAACTGTTTGGCCCATGCTGAGTCATGAAAAGGGGAAAGCTGATGGTGATGgtgaaataaaacattattttcttgtgatagaaaaataaaacattacaaTTGTTTGCTTTTTGGtttatcatataataaataCAATGGTACAATCGTGCGTTTGAAGAAAAATTGAAATCCACTTCTATATTTGTTAACCAATCAAAGAATGGAATACAATACATTTGCATAACAATATATCTATATACATCGGAAAGCAGTATTAATAATTattcttttgataaaattattaataatatgatGTGGTTTCTGCATTGCAGGTTGTTGTGGCTGCCATACTAAAAAGAAAGCTTGCGTCTCCCGCTGACCCAAAAATGCTTAATGGAGGCCATCGTGTACCAAACGACGTCGTAGATTCCTCCACTTTACCATACACTCCTCGCCTCAGGTCATACATTGAACTCACTatttcaatttttgtttcaGAGATATTTAACTTTAATAAAAAGACTTTGGCCGTGTGTTACACTTTCGTTTTattacatgtattttttttcaaataaaaccGCAACGTTTTTGGTTTACATAAAAGcgcaattttaaattttgtaactAGGAATTTTTAagtgttttaataaaaatcattaataaatcCTAAAGTTAAACGTAAACGTTTATCCACACTACATAAACTACAATTGTGCTTTTGTAACATTtatttatctatactattatttgagaagtgattttTCGCATTCAGACACTCACATTAAAAATTAGTCTAGTTAATATTGTTTTTgcctttaatgaataaaatatataaattaattaaaaataaaaacgaatttcaaatttatttgataagataattgtttaaaattattaatagtaAAAGTAtccaaaatcttaaaatatatattaaaaaaaagataattcctatatatattgttttgttaATCAACAACTAAATGTTAATCaagtaaattattaattttatataattaaaaaataatattgagtGATTTctaagatttatttattaataaagaatatagtgtataaaagaaatttcaaaaaatttataatacgtaaaaagttttaaatgaaaacataaataataatttattattatagtttttattttgtaatatatgtattaataagtaattataaaatgtttatgCCTGCATGTAACGAAAGACCTAGTTTaaagatttttaagaaaaaagtcGAATGTAAACACAAATGTGCATGAaatcagtaaaaaaaatatattaaaatt comes from the Brassica rapa cultivar Chiifu-401-42 chromosome A01, CAAS_Brap_v3.01, whole genome shotgun sequence genome and includes:
- the LOC103829190 gene encoding protein NRT1/ PTR FAMILY 4.3, encoding MEKGNKESKKWAQEEVSNEINNRELAEEESVDWRGRPSNPSKHGGMRAALFVLGLQAFEIMGIAAVGNNLITYVINEMHFPLSKAANSVTNFVGTIFIFSLLGGYLSDAFLGSFWTILIFGFVELSGFILLSVQAHLSQLKPPKCNPLINQSSCEEAKGFKAIIFFTALYLVALGSGCVKPNMIAHGADQFSHQSHPKQSKRLSSYFNAAYFAFSIGELIALSLLVWIQTHSGMDVGFGVSAAAMTMGLISLVSGTMYFRNKRPRRSIFTPIAQVVVAAILKRKLASPADPKMLNGGHRVPNDVVDSSTLPYTPRLRFLDKACTKIQDTNTKESPWRLCTVNQVEQVKTLISLVPVFASTIVFNTILAQLQTFSVQQGSSMNTRLSNSFHIPPASLQAIPYIMLIFLVPLYDSLFVPFARKLTGHSSGIPPLTRIGVGLFLSTFSMVSAALLEKKRRDSSVLDGRILSIFWITPQFLIFGISEMFTAVGLIEFFYKQTIMGMESFLMSLTYCSYSFGFYFSSLLVSIVNKITSTSADSKGWLRENDLNKDRLDLFYWLLAVLSLLNFISYLFWSRWNIKSLRNNNSNVVGDEKI